From one Streptomyces sp. 846.5 genomic stretch:
- a CDS encoding glycosyltransferase family 39 protein produces the protein MSPVPTYSSLRLRPSEQPGDGGRGPEWTPGTLALLLPPVVLALTLGLWGIGRDRSLWGDEAVSLEVAHRSTAQIWELAHHVDAVHTLYYLLLHGMFQLHDGGPALLRLPSVLGTAAAAAGVALIGRRLAGPSAGLAAGLVLPVFPAVQQYAQEGRSYALVMAAVVGSGLLLLRAVERPDPGRWCGYAAAALATCLLQEYAALAVAAHAVTLGLARVERRVWVGWCSAVAAVLAGLAPLAVVGAEQAKQVAWITAPTTNTVLFAAGMCLLGALCALVPQRPAGAVSLRGFALPLLLLPQGLLLAVSLVHPVYLDRYVLFEYAGLALLLGSALDAFGRRLPRVGPRALLAVPLALLLLLPVETQLRTPMSRSDDLQGTARAVAVLAEPGDGVLFLPSSRRQSELAFPQDYAGLTDLALSAPVAGSATLGGVELTPQQIGARMAGFARIITVRTQGKGPSPTAASRDKAKQAALTAGFQKCTGLEVRGVEVSLYARPGACPSR, from the coding sequence ATGTCCCCCGTCCCCACCTACTCCAGCCTGCGGCTTCGCCCCTCTGAGCAGCCCGGGGACGGTGGTCGCGGACCGGAGTGGACACCCGGGACCCTGGCCCTGCTGCTGCCTCCTGTGGTACTGGCGTTGACGCTGGGCCTGTGGGGCATCGGCCGGGACCGCAGCCTCTGGGGCGACGAGGCGGTCAGCCTGGAGGTCGCGCACCGCAGCACCGCGCAGATCTGGGAGCTGGCCCACCACGTCGACGCCGTGCACACGCTCTACTACCTGCTGCTGCACGGCATGTTCCAGCTCCACGACGGCGGCCCGGCGTTGCTCCGGCTGCCCTCGGTGCTGGGCACCGCGGCCGCGGCGGCCGGCGTCGCCCTGATCGGACGCCGGCTGGCCGGTCCGAGCGCCGGGCTCGCCGCGGGGCTGGTCCTGCCGGTCTTCCCCGCCGTCCAGCAGTACGCGCAGGAGGGGCGCTCCTATGCGCTGGTCATGGCCGCGGTGGTGGGCAGCGGACTGCTGCTGCTCCGGGCCGTGGAACGCCCCGACCCCGGCCGCTGGTGCGGCTACGCGGCCGCCGCCCTGGCCACCTGCCTGCTGCAGGAGTACGCGGCCCTGGCCGTCGCCGCACACGCGGTGACGCTCGGGCTGGCGCGGGTGGAGCGTCGGGTGTGGGTGGGCTGGTGTTCGGCCGTCGCGGCGGTGCTGGCCGGGCTGGCGCCGCTGGCCGTGGTCGGGGCTGAGCAGGCCAAGCAGGTCGCCTGGATCACCGCGCCGACCACCAACACGGTGCTGTTCGCCGCCGGGATGTGCCTGCTGGGCGCCCTGTGCGCGCTGGTCCCGCAGCGGCCGGCCGGCGCGGTGAGCCTCCGTGGGTTCGCGCTGCCGCTGCTCCTGCTGCCGCAGGGGCTGCTGCTGGCCGTCTCGCTGGTGCACCCGGTCTACCTCGACCGCTACGTCCTGTTCGAGTACGCGGGACTGGCCCTGCTGCTCGGCTCGGCGTTGGACGCGTTCGGACGGCGGCTGCCCCGGGTCGGCCCGCGCGCCCTGCTGGCCGTGCCGCTGGCGCTGCTCCTGCTGCTGCCGGTGGAGACCCAGCTGCGAACACCGATGAGCCGGTCGGACGACCTTCAGGGAACCGCCAGGGCCGTCGCCGTGCTCGCCGAGCCCGGGGACGGGGTGCTCTTCCTGCCGTCCTCGCGGCGCCAGTCCGAGCTGGCGTTCCCGCAGGACTACGCGGGGCTGACCGATCTGGCGCTGTCCGCTCCGGTGGCCGGATCCGCGACCCTGGGCGGCGTCGAGTTGACCCCGCAGCAGATCGGGGCACGGATGGCCGGCTTCGCCCGGATCATCACCGTCCGCACCCAGGGCAAGGGCCCGTCCCCGACCGCGGCGAGCCGGGACAAGGCCAAGCAGGCGGCGCTGACTGCCGGGTTCCAGAAGTGCACCGGCCTGGAGGTCCGGGGCGTCGAGGTCAGCCTCTACGCCCGCCCCGGCGCCTGCCCGTCCCGCTGA
- the moaA gene encoding GTP 3',8-cyclase MoaA, producing the protein MPSTAVSSPLMDRLGRVHTDLRVSLTDRCNLRCSYCMPEEGLAWLPKPELLTDDELVRLVGLATARLGIRTVRLTGGEPLLRRGLPGLIARLTALPGPPELSITTNGIGLARSAAALREAGLRRVNVSLDTLRPERFARITRRDRLPDVLLGLAAAQAAGLAPVKVNAVPVRGVNDDEIADLAAFAVEHGYRMRFIESMPLDAQGAWDRSRMVSADEILERLGERFDLEPLPREGNAPAEEWRVVGTDAAIGVIASVTRPFCGGCDRVRLTADGQLRNCLFAATESDLRALLRSGADDDAVEAAWRASVAGKGPGHAINSADFRQPDRPMSAIGG; encoded by the coding sequence ATGCCCAGCACTGCCGTCTCCTCCCCCCTGATGGACCGCCTCGGCCGGGTCCACACCGATCTGCGGGTCTCCCTCACCGACCGGTGCAACCTGCGCTGCAGCTACTGCATGCCGGAGGAGGGCCTGGCCTGGCTGCCGAAGCCGGAGCTGCTGACCGACGACGAGCTGGTCCGGCTGGTCGGCCTGGCGACCGCCCGGCTGGGCATCCGCACGGTCCGGCTCACCGGCGGGGAGCCGCTGCTGCGGCGCGGGCTGCCGGGCCTGATCGCGCGACTGACCGCGCTGCCGGGCCCGCCGGAGCTGTCGATCACCACCAACGGCATCGGCCTGGCCCGCAGCGCCGCCGCCCTGCGGGAGGCCGGGCTGCGGCGGGTCAACGTCAGCCTGGACACGCTGCGACCCGAGCGCTTCGCCCGGATCACCCGCCGCGACCGGCTCCCGGACGTGCTGCTGGGACTGGCCGCGGCGCAGGCCGCAGGGCTGGCCCCGGTGAAGGTCAACGCCGTGCCGGTGCGCGGCGTCAACGACGACGAGATCGCCGACCTGGCCGCCTTCGCGGTCGAGCACGGCTACCGGATGCGCTTCATCGAGTCCATGCCGCTGGACGCCCAGGGCGCCTGGGACCGCTCCCGCATGGTCAGCGCCGACGAGATCCTGGAGCGGCTCGGTGAACGCTTCGACCTGGAGCCGCTGCCCCGCGAGGGCAACGCCCCCGCCGAGGAGTGGCGCGTCGTCGGGACGGACGCCGCCATCGGCGTGATCGCCAGCGTGACCCGACCGTTCTGCGGCGGCTGCGACCGGGTCCGGCTCACCGCCGACGGCCAGCTGCGGAACTGCCTGTTCGCGGCCACCGAATCCGATCTGCGCGCCCTGCTCAGAAGCGGTGCCGACGACGACGCCGTCGAGGCCGCCTGGCGCGCCTCGGTCGCCGGCAAGGGCCCCGGCCACGCGATCAACAGCGCGGACTTCCGGCAGCCGGACCGCCCGATGTCGGCCATCGGCGGCTGA
- a CDS encoding nucleotidyltransferase family protein, translated as MCSTPAVALLLAAGAGRRLGLGPKALLPYRGRPLIEHALAVLRAGGCERIVVVLGAGAEDVLATAELGDCGVVRNGDWRTGMGSSLRAGLSALPADAASVLVALVDTPGLTPAAVARLLGADGLAAAAYGGRRGHPVVIPSRYWGEAADGAVGDAGARALFVARAGELVLVECGDVASGDDVDTVEQWERWRG; from the coding sequence ATGTGCTCCACACCAGCTGTCGCCCTGCTGCTGGCCGCGGGGGCGGGCCGCCGTCTCGGGCTCGGCCCCAAGGCGCTGCTGCCGTACCGGGGGCGCCCGCTGATCGAGCACGCGCTGGCGGTGCTGCGGGCGGGGGGCTGCGAGCGGATCGTGGTCGTCCTGGGCGCGGGCGCGGAAGATGTCCTGGCGACGGCCGAGTTGGGCGACTGCGGGGTCGTTCGCAACGGGGACTGGCGTACGGGGATGGGGTCTTCGCTCCGCGCGGGGCTCAGCGCGCTGCCGGCGGACGCCGCGTCGGTGTTGGTCGCGCTGGTGGACACGCCCGGGCTGACACCGGCGGCGGTGGCCCGGCTGCTGGGTGCGGACGGGTTGGCTGCGGCGGCGTACGGGGGGAGGCGGGGGCATCCGGTGGTCATTCCGTCGCGGTACTGGGGGGAGGCGGCGGACGGTGCGGTGGGGGATGCGGGAGCGCGGGCTCTGTTTGTGGCTCGGGCTGGGGAGCTGGTGCTGGTGGAGTGTGGGGACGTTGCTTCGGGAGACGACGTCGACACCGTTGAGCAGTGGGAGCGGTGGCGGGGTTAG
- a CDS encoding IclR family transcriptional regulator: protein MAVSPASIDAPTADRSGGVQSVERAFQLLEVLADSGGVSTLSDLAAASGLPMPTIHRLVRTLVQQGYVRQDTARRYTLGPRLIRLGETAGRLLGSWARPYLAELMEATGETANLAVLEAGEVVYVGQVPSRHSMRMFTEVGRRVQPHCTAVGKILLAQLPREEAAGVLGSGALPAHTAHTVTDPSLLLSQFDAIRAGGYAVDDQEQEIGVRCIAVLVPGAPTPTALSISGPEARVQALEARSGGLIPQMREIAVRLGKALGTAD, encoded by the coding sequence GTGGCGGTATCCCCCGCATCGATCGACGCACCGACAGCTGACCGCTCCGGAGGCGTCCAGTCCGTCGAGCGTGCCTTCCAACTGCTCGAAGTGCTCGCCGACTCGGGCGGGGTGAGCACGCTGAGCGATCTCGCGGCGGCCTCGGGACTGCCGATGCCCACCATTCACCGCCTGGTCCGCACCCTGGTCCAGCAGGGGTACGTCCGCCAGGACACCGCCCGCCGCTACACCCTCGGCCCCCGGCTGATCCGCCTCGGCGAGACCGCCGGGCGGCTGCTGGGCAGTTGGGCCCGGCCCTACCTGGCCGAGCTGATGGAGGCCACCGGGGAGACGGCGAACCTCGCCGTCCTGGAGGCGGGCGAGGTCGTCTACGTGGGGCAGGTGCCCTCCCGGCACTCCATGCGGATGTTCACCGAGGTCGGCCGCAGGGTGCAGCCGCACTGCACCGCCGTCGGCAAGATCCTGCTGGCGCAGTTGCCCCGGGAGGAGGCGGCAGGCGTGCTCGGCAGCGGGGCGCTGCCCGCGCACACCGCACACACCGTCACCGACCCGTCCCTGCTGCTCTCCCAGTTCGACGCGATCCGTGCAGGCGGCTACGCCGTGGACGACCAGGAACAGGAGATCGGCGTCCGCTGCATCGCCGTCCTGGTCCCCGGCGCACCGACGCCAACGGCGCTGTCCATCTCTGGGCCGGAGGCCCGGGTACAGGCTTTGGAAGCGCGGAGCGGGGGGCTCATTCCGCAGATGCGGGAGATTGCTGTTCGCTTGGGCAAGGCTTTGGGGACGGCTGACTGA
- the aceB gene encoding malate synthase A, which yields MAGPQEAEPESILVAGLPVDRGEEVLTPEALAFVADLSRRFGPRRRELLALRKERRARIAAEGTLDFLPETAAVRSRDWKVAPAPRALQDRRVEITGPTDRKMVVNALNSGAKVWLADFEDATAPTWSNVVEGQINLIDAFERRIDFSTEAGKSYALRPDTELATVVVRPRGWHLDEAHLLVDGEPVAGAFVDFGLYFFHNAARLLARGPEDPNSGPYFYLPKTESHLEARLWNEVFTYAQEALGIEHGTIKATVLIETITAAFEMDEILYELRDHAAGLNAGRWDYLFSIIKNLRDAGEQYILPDRNSVGMTSPFMRAYAQLLVQTCHRRGAHAIGGMAAFIPSRRDPAVNAAAMEKVTADKEREAGNGFDGSWVAHPDLVPICRTAFDAVLGDRPNQKDVHPAGTVTAAELLDIAGAEGQCTAVGLHNAVQVGIRYIEAWLRGLGAVAIFNMMEDAATAEISRSQIWQWIYNGVVLDDTGIKVTPELVRELVATELAELRAELGDEAYDAGRWTDAAGLFEQVALAEEFPDFLTLPGYALLG from the coding sequence ATGGCAGGACCGCAGGAAGCCGAACCCGAATCCATCCTCGTCGCCGGCCTCCCGGTCGACCGTGGTGAGGAGGTCCTGACGCCGGAGGCGCTCGCCTTTGTCGCCGATCTGTCCCGCCGCTTCGGGCCGCGCCGACGCGAACTGCTGGCCCTGCGCAAGGAGCGCCGCGCCCGGATCGCCGCCGAGGGCACCCTCGACTTCCTCCCGGAGACCGCCGCCGTCCGCAGCCGGGACTGGAAGGTCGCCCCCGCACCCCGTGCCCTGCAGGACCGCCGGGTCGAGATCACCGGCCCCACCGACCGCAAGATGGTCGTCAACGCGCTCAACTCCGGCGCCAAGGTCTGGCTTGCCGACTTCGAGGACGCCACCGCGCCGACCTGGAGCAATGTCGTCGAGGGCCAGATCAACCTGATCGACGCCTTCGAGCGCCGCATCGACTTCAGCACCGAGGCCGGCAAGAGCTACGCCCTGCGCCCCGACACCGAGCTCGCCACCGTCGTGGTCCGCCCGCGCGGGTGGCACCTGGACGAGGCGCATCTGCTGGTGGACGGTGAGCCGGTGGCCGGCGCCTTCGTCGACTTCGGACTGTACTTCTTCCACAACGCGGCCCGGCTGCTGGCCCGCGGCCCCGAGGACCCCAACTCGGGTCCGTACTTCTACCTCCCCAAGACCGAGAGCCACTTGGAGGCCCGGCTCTGGAACGAGGTCTTCACCTACGCCCAGGAAGCCCTCGGCATCGAGCACGGCACCATCAAGGCCACCGTCCTGATCGAGACCATCACCGCGGCCTTCGAGATGGACGAGATCCTCTACGAGCTGCGCGACCACGCCGCCGGGCTCAACGCCGGGCGCTGGGACTACCTCTTCTCCATCATCAAGAACCTGCGTGACGCCGGGGAGCAGTACATCCTCCCCGACCGCAACTCGGTCGGCATGACCTCGCCGTTCATGCGCGCCTACGCTCAACTGCTCGTCCAGACCTGCCACCGACGTGGTGCCCACGCCATCGGCGGGATGGCCGCGTTCATCCCCTCCCGCCGCGACCCGGCCGTCAACGCCGCCGCGATGGAGAAGGTCACCGCCGACAAGGAGCGGGAGGCCGGCAACGGCTTCGACGGCTCCTGGGTGGCCCACCCCGACCTGGTGCCGATCTGCCGCACCGCGTTCGACGCGGTGCTCGGCGACCGCCCCAACCAGAAGGACGTCCACCCGGCCGGCACCGTCACCGCCGCCGAACTGCTGGACATCGCCGGTGCGGAGGGGCAGTGCACCGCGGTCGGGCTGCACAACGCGGTCCAGGTCGGCATTCGCTACATCGAGGCGTGGCTGCGCGGCCTGGGCGCCGTCGCCATCTTCAACATGATGGAGGACGCCGCCACCGCGGAGATCTCCCGTTCGCAGATCTGGCAGTGGATCTACAACGGCGTGGTGCTGGACGACACCGGCATCAAGGTCACCCCGGAGCTGGTCCGCGAGCTGGTCGCCACGGAACTCGCGGAGCTGCGGGCCGAGTTGGGCGACGAGGCGTACGACGCCGGGCGCTGGACCGACGCGGCCGGGCTGTTCGAGCAGGTGGCGCTGGCCGAGGAGTTCCCCGACTTCCTGACCCTGCCGGGGTACGCCCTGCTGGGCTGA
- a CDS encoding NADPH:quinone oxidoreductase family protein, with translation MRAIQITEFGGPEVLRPVELPDPVAKPGQLLIDVAAVGVNYADTHSVEDSYLSRSTLPMVPGGEVVGRTADGRRMVALTATGGYAEKAVAWENMATEVPDEVSDGAALALVVQGLTAWHLLRTSGRMAPGETVVVHAAAGGTGSLAVQLARRFGAGRIIATASSKEKRDLALELGADVAVEAEAEGLKERLIEANGGAKVDLVLEMTGGPVFDASLAALAPFGRLVTYGMASRIEPRAVAAGKLMAHSTAVVGFWLMHCVGKPALHAEPMAELLRMVAAGELKPLVGEAYPMSEAARAHSELRARRTTGKLVLDPRR, from the coding sequence ATGCGGGCGATCCAGATCACCGAGTTCGGCGGCCCCGAGGTACTGCGGCCGGTCGAGCTGCCCGATCCTGTGGCCAAGCCGGGGCAGCTGCTCATCGATGTCGCCGCGGTCGGCGTGAACTACGCGGACACCCACTCCGTGGAGGACTCCTACCTCTCCCGCAGCACCCTGCCTATGGTGCCCGGCGGCGAGGTCGTCGGGCGGACCGCGGACGGGCGCCGGATGGTCGCGCTCACCGCCACCGGCGGCTACGCCGAGAAGGCCGTGGCCTGGGAGAACATGGCGACCGAGGTGCCCGACGAGGTCTCCGACGGGGCCGCGCTGGCCCTGGTCGTCCAGGGCCTGACGGCCTGGCACCTGCTGCGGACGTCCGGACGGATGGCTCCCGGCGAGACCGTGGTGGTGCACGCGGCGGCGGGCGGCACCGGATCGCTGGCGGTGCAGCTGGCCCGGCGCTTCGGGGCCGGACGGATCATCGCCACCGCGTCCAGCAAGGAGAAGCGGGACCTGGCCCTGGAGCTCGGAGCGGACGTCGCGGTGGAGGCCGAGGCCGAGGGGCTGAAGGAGCGCCTGATCGAGGCCAACGGCGGCGCCAAGGTCGACCTGGTGCTGGAGATGACCGGCGGCCCGGTGTTCGACGCGTCGCTGGCCGCGCTGGCCCCGTTCGGGCGGCTGGTGACCTACGGGATGGCGTCGCGCATCGAGCCGCGGGCGGTGGCCGCGGGCAAGCTGATGGCGCACTCGACCGCCGTGGTCGGCTTCTGGCTGATGCACTGTGTGGGCAAGCCGGCGCTGCATGCCGAGCCGATGGCGGAGTTGCTCCGGATGGTTGCCGCGGGTGAGCTGAAGCCCTTGGTAGGCGAGGCGTACCCGATGTCCGAGGCGGCACGCGCGCACAGTGAGCTGCGCGCTCGGCGGACGACGGGGAAGCTGGTGCTTGATCCCCGCCGGTAG
- a CDS encoding 8-oxoguanine deaminase: protein MTTLPPSTDERIVIENAAIATVDAADTEYTRGHVVIAGNRIESVGEGPAPQWLQGVERRINAEGHLVTPGLVNTHHHFYQWITRGLAQDNILFDWLVALYPTWARIDDRLVHAAAQGSTAALLKSGCTTASDHHYVFPKDGGDILGAEIEAVAELGMRFTALRGSMDRSKKDGGLPPDHAVEETEAILIASEAAVDRYHDASFDSMLQIAIAPCSPFSVSTELMREAAVLARRKGVRLHTHGSETAEEEQFCKELFGMGPTDYFESTGWLGEDVWMAHCVHMNDSDIAKFAETGTGVAHCPSSNARLAAGIARVPDMLAAGVPVGLGVDGTASNESGELGTELRNALLINRLHGRPDALTGRKALRLGTMGGARVLGRQNEIGSIEVGKLADLALWKIDGVMHSSIADPVAALTFGALPPLTLLLVNGRPVVENGHLTTVNEDRIAKAAADAAKELASRT from the coding sequence ATGACAACCCTCCCCCCGTCCACCGACGAGCGCATCGTCATCGAGAACGCGGCCATCGCCACCGTGGACGCCGCCGACACCGAGTACACCCGCGGACATGTCGTGATCGCCGGCAACCGCATCGAGTCGGTCGGCGAGGGCCCCGCTCCGCAGTGGCTGCAGGGCGTGGAGCGCCGGATCAACGCCGAGGGCCACCTGGTCACCCCGGGCCTGGTCAACACCCACCACCACTTCTACCAGTGGATCACCCGCGGGCTCGCGCAGGACAACATCCTGTTCGACTGGCTGGTCGCGCTCTACCCGACCTGGGCCCGGATCGACGACCGGCTGGTCCACGCCGCCGCCCAGGGTTCTACCGCCGCGCTGCTGAAGTCCGGCTGCACCACCGCCAGCGACCATCACTACGTCTTCCCCAAGGACGGCGGCGACATCCTCGGCGCCGAGATCGAGGCGGTGGCCGAGCTGGGCATGCGCTTCACCGCGCTGCGCGGCTCGATGGACCGCAGCAAGAAGGACGGCGGCCTGCCGCCGGACCACGCGGTGGAGGAGACCGAGGCGATCCTGATCGCCTCGGAGGCGGCCGTGGACCGCTACCACGACGCCTCGTTCGACTCGATGCTGCAGATCGCCATCGCGCCCTGCTCGCCGTTCTCGGTCTCCACCGAGCTGATGCGCGAGGCCGCCGTGCTGGCCCGGCGCAAGGGCGTACGGCTGCACACCCACGGCTCGGAGACGGCCGAGGAGGAGCAGTTCTGCAAGGAGCTGTTCGGCATGGGCCCGACCGACTACTTCGAGTCCACCGGCTGGCTGGGCGAGGACGTGTGGATGGCGCACTGCGTCCACATGAACGACTCCGACATCGCCAAGTTCGCCGAGACCGGCACCGGGGTGGCGCACTGCCCGTCCTCCAACGCCCGGCTCGCGGCCGGGATCGCCCGGGTCCCGGACATGCTCGCGGCCGGCGTCCCGGTCGGCCTGGGTGTGGACGGCACCGCGTCCAACGAGTCCGGCGAGCTCGGCACCGAGCTGCGCAACGCGCTGCTGATCAACCGGCTGCACGGCCGCCCCGACGCGCTCACCGGCCGCAAGGCGCTGCGCCTGGGCACCATGGGCGGCGCCAGGGTGCTGGGCCGGCAGAACGAGATCGGCTCGATCGAGGTCGGCAAGCTGGCCGACCTGGCGCTGTGGAAGATCGACGGAGTGATGCACTCCTCGATCGCCGACCCGGTCGCCGCGCTCACCTTCGGCGCGTTGCCGCCGCTGACCCTGCTCCTGGTCAACGGCCGCCCGGTGGTCGAGAACGGCCACCTGACCACGGTCAACGAGGACCGCATCGCCAAGGCGGCCGCGGACGCGGCCAAGGAGCTGGCCTCCCGCACCTGA
- the pucL gene encoding factor-independent urate hydroxylase, with the protein MAHVLGQNQYGKAETRVVRVYRDTNRHEIKDLNVSVALSGDLDDVHLTGSNANCLPTDTTKNTVYAFAKEHGIESAEAFGILLARHFVDNNEPIRRARIRIEEYSWDRISTPDNSAPYLEKRSIGSEEVGHSFVRNGGEIRTAQITYDGSRFEVVSGLKELTVMNSTNSEFWGYIKDKYTTLKEAYDRILATQVTARWAHSWSGEETQPNWERSYAQVRRHLLEAFAETYSYSLQQTLYAMGSRVLNNRAEVDEVRLELPNKHHFLVDLEPFGLKNNNEVYFAADRPYGLIEGTVHREGVTPVIPVA; encoded by the coding sequence ATGGCTCATGTTCTTGGCCAGAACCAGTACGGAAAGGCGGAGACCCGTGTCGTCCGCGTCTACCGGGACACAAACCGCCACGAGATCAAGGACCTGAACGTCTCGGTCGCCCTCTCCGGCGACCTGGACGACGTCCACCTCACCGGCTCCAACGCCAACTGCCTGCCGACCGACACCACCAAGAACACGGTGTACGCGTTCGCCAAGGAGCACGGCATCGAGTCCGCCGAGGCCTTCGGCATCCTGCTGGCCCGGCACTTCGTCGACAACAACGAGCCGATCCGCCGGGCCCGGATCCGGATCGAGGAGTACAGCTGGGACCGGATCAGCACGCCGGACAACTCGGCCCCGTATCTTGAAAAGCGCAGCATAGGGTCGGAGGAGGTCGGGCACTCCTTCGTCCGCAACGGCGGCGAGATCCGCACCGCGCAGATCACCTATGACGGCAGCCGCTTCGAGGTCGTCTCCGGCCTCAAGGAACTGACCGTCATGAACTCCACCAACTCGGAGTTCTGGGGCTACATCAAGGACAAGTACACCACCCTCAAGGAGGCCTACGACCGGATCCTGGCCACCCAGGTGACGGCCCGCTGGGCGCACTCCTGGAGCGGTGAGGAGACCCAGCCCAACTGGGAGCGCTCGTACGCCCAGGTACGCCGCCACCTGCTGGAGGCCTTCGCCGAGACCTACTCCTACTCGCTGCAGCAGACCCTGTACGCGATGGGCAGCCGGGTGCTGAACAACCGCGCCGAGGTGGACGAGGTCCGCCTGGAGCTGCCCAACAAGCACCACTTCCTGGTGGACCTGGAACCGTTCGGCCTCAAGAACAACAACGAGGTCTACTTCGCCGCGGACCGCCCGTACGGTCTGATCGAGGGTACGGTGCACCGCGAGGGCGTGACCCCGGTCATCCCGGTGGCCTAG
- the uraH gene encoding hydroxyisourate hydrolase, with protein MTSISTHVLNTSTGRPAEGVPVELAQRGADGGWTVLGSSRTDADGRCKDLPVPDAAAGTVLRLSFTTEGPFFPEVSIVFDVDPAQAHYHVPLLLNPYGYSVYRGS; from the coding sequence ATGACGTCCATCTCCACCCATGTGCTGAACACCAGCACCGGCCGCCCCGCCGAGGGCGTCCCGGTCGAGCTGGCCCAGCGCGGGGCCGACGGCGGCTGGACCGTCCTCGGCAGCTCCAGGACCGACGCCGACGGCCGCTGCAAGGACCTGCCGGTCCCGGACGCGGCAGCGGGGACGGTCCTGCGGCTGAGCTTCACCACCGAGGGCCCCTTCTTCCCCGAGGTCTCCATCGTCTTCGACGTCGACCCGGCCCAGGCCCACTACCACGTACCCCTGCTGCTCAACCCGTACGGGTACTCCGTCTACCGAGGAAGCTAG
- the uraD gene encoding 2-oxo-4-hydroxy-4-carboxy-5-ureidoimidazoline decarboxylase yields the protein MALSTSALARLEAGLDEICTSPAWAKLVRTAGPWADPDAVHAANAAAMARLSAADLADAMAGHARIGQPKAGDATSEREQSGVRGADHALLDELAQANADYEAKFGHVFLICATGRTAETMLGALRERYGNDAATERETVRGELRKINDIRIDRLLTEN from the coding sequence GTGGCCCTGTCCACCTCCGCGCTCGCCCGGCTCGAAGCCGGGCTCGACGAGATCTGCACCAGCCCCGCCTGGGCGAAGCTCGTCCGGACCGCCGGCCCCTGGGCCGATCCCGACGCCGTGCACGCCGCCAACGCCGCGGCGATGGCCCGGCTCAGCGCCGCCGACCTGGCCGACGCGATGGCGGGGCACGCCCGGATCGGGCAGCCCAAGGCCGGCGACGCCACCTCCGAGCGCGAGCAGTCCGGCGTCCGGGGCGCCGACCACGCCCTGCTGGACGAGCTGGCGCAGGCCAACGCCGACTACGAGGCCAAGTTCGGCCATGTCTTCCTGATCTGCGCCACCGGCCGCACCGCCGAGACGATGCTCGGCGCCCTGCGCGAGCGCTACGGCAACGACGCCGCGACCGAGCGCGAGACCGTCCGCGGTGAGCTGCGGAAGATCAACGACATCCGCATCGACCGGCTTCTCACCGAGAACTGA
- a CDS encoding helix-turn-helix domain-containing protein, with protein MSREEHPLAQAIKPLLDAVGATAVSPADARPDDVLLEWDEQPAVAVRLPGLESALDRLLGEVRRQFGGAELTTLDRASKQRVVAQLEERGAFTIRHGVETVATALGVSRFTVYNYLNRQQATAAKDT; from the coding sequence ATGAGCCGCGAGGAGCACCCGCTGGCGCAGGCCATCAAGCCGCTCCTGGACGCGGTCGGCGCCACCGCGGTCAGCCCGGCCGACGCCCGGCCCGACGACGTCCTGCTGGAGTGGGACGAGCAGCCGGCCGTGGCCGTACGGCTCCCCGGGCTGGAGAGCGCGCTGGACCGGCTGCTCGGCGAGGTGCGCCGACAGTTCGGCGGCGCGGAGCTGACCACGCTGGACCGGGCGAGCAAGCAGCGGGTGGTGGCGCAGTTGGAGGAGCGCGGCGCGTTCACCATCCGGCACGGTGTGGAGACCGTCGCGACGGCGCTCGGCGTCAGCCGCTTCACGGTCTACAACTACCTCAACCGGCAGCAGGCGACCGCAGCCAAGGACACCTGA
- a CDS encoding thiamine-binding protein yields MRLKVEFTTEPFELDGFPDHAKAARRAVDEAGLTVDVGPFGTSAEGEATAALAAVDRLIRSTLASGATRISLQISTLDETGLPIAEREEGGA; encoded by the coding sequence GTGCGATTGAAGGTGGAGTTCACGACAGAGCCGTTCGAACTCGACGGCTTCCCCGACCATGCCAAGGCCGCCCGCCGCGCCGTGGACGAGGCGGGACTGACGGTCGACGTCGGCCCGTTCGGCACCAGCGCCGAGGGCGAGGCCACGGCCGCCCTCGCGGCCGTGGACCGGCTGATCCGGTCCACCCTGGCCAGCGGCGCCACCCGGATCTCACTCCAGATCAGCACCCTGGACGAGACCGGCCTGCCGATAGCCGAGCGAGAGGAGGGCGGCGCATGA